The Methanohalophilus portucalensis genome window below encodes:
- a CDS encoding methanogenesis marker 6 protein, with the protein MSGEDVDEITKIVVIDSDSVLPSDAAMKIYESDVDITIKETCFGTMVTGPRDSVEKVVAEVRALDPNHVFVKQRGFPPGDERRCRASRGGGPRPGFHYLRTEVASLPIISRALDEYETYNPSEKEESPDKISPSKLKDIIESEL; encoded by the coding sequence ATGAGCGGGGAGGATGTTGATGAGATTACAAAGATCGTGGTGATTGACTCAGACAGTGTACTTCCTTCTGATGCTGCGATGAAAATCTATGAGTCCGATGTAGATATTACCATTAAGGAAACCTGTTTCGGCACAATGGTAACAGGTCCGCGTGATTCAGTGGAAAAGGTAGTAGCCGAAGTAAGGGCCCTTGATCCGAATCATGTTTTTGTGAAACAGAGGGGTTTCCCGCCAGGTGATGAACGTCGCTGCAGGGCTTCCAGAGGCGGAGGTCCAAGGCCGGGGTTTCATTACCTGAGAACCGAAGTAGCATCATTGCCCATCATCAGCAGAGCTCTTGATGAGTATGAAACATATAATCCGTCTGAAAAGGAAGAATCTCCTGACAAAATTTCACCATCCAAACTTAAAGATATTATAGAATCCGAATTATGA